The window tggccaaattaaaaaaaaatcctggaatacccctttaagatgcccaGTAATTCTCCCTTGCCTGCCCGGAGAGTTTGACCAACAGCAATTTGGTATGAACCTGTACACAGTGCTCATGTTTATTGATAGCATTCCCTAAGAGAACAGGCGGTATGCCAAGAGAAGCCCTAGACAGATccacttttaccccttaaggacgcagggtttttccatttttgcactttcgttttcttcatctccttctaaaaatcataacgctttcaattttgcacatacagacccatatgagggctttgtttttttgcgccaccaattgtactttataatgacatcaatcatttcaccactaaatttacggcaaaactatggggcaaaattggaaaaaaataacaccattttgtaacttttataaatataaaagaaaaacaagGTGTGCGCCTAGTGCAAGCAGTTTAGGATAATAGCAATGTGCGCCCAAAAATTGAGAGGTTTATCAGATGGTGttgtgctcagggcacaacacctcagAAGGTGTGAAGACTTTCAGTGGTATtggaggtcagcagccacggTGTCCTTTCCAGATTCCTCAAGGTCAGATGGATGCAGTTAAGAGTACGTGAATCAATTCCAAAAAGAAGGACTTTACATTCAGCGCTTTTCCTCACAGGAAAGATGCAAAGGCAGCCGTCCACAGTGTAAAATTAGGAAGTTTATTGCAGCAAAAGTTTTGAGTCCGTACTGgactcttcgtcaggcatacTGTCAGATAATCCAAAACACAACATTTAAAAAGCCCAGGGAGAGAACTTCAACCGGGTAAAAGCTCACCATACAATGAATAGACACAAAATAATTAGATTAAATTAAAACAGTGTACATGCATTGTATAATCCATATGGCAAGCAAAATAAGAGTAGTTACACAAATAATATAAGAATTTATAATGCATGTTGTGATTTTCTGCAGCGCTGGTACTTGCGTTCGCGGCACCCGCTGTCCGCAGCTAGATGAATGTATTTACAAGCCTCGCTTTGACATGCATAGTAGAAAACACACGCGATCCTATGTGCTAGGACGCGCTGACTCTACTCAGAGCACAGGACTGTGTTGTAGATGGAGAATGGGATCTGTCACAGGGTGACTAGTCAGATCGTCACAGGGTAGAGATGCAATCTGTCACAGAGTCAACACTAGCAGCCGCATCTGGTTAGAAGTGAATGGAGCGGTAAGTATCAGAGTAGTATATGTTCATATAGCTGCAATGTTCTTTTCACAACAATGTCAATCCTCAACATCGTGAAAAGAACATTGTAGCTATatgaacatatgctgctctaatgCAGTATACATGTTaatccttaaaagggttatccaccataaggtgattttagtgcgtacctggcagacagtaatggacatgcttaggaaggatctgcacttgtcttggggctaaatggctatgttgtgagattaccataacactgtggctagctttttgtgaacttgtacttcctgtttgacttatgtttttttttactacaaatcccacaatgccattttcctccctctcagccaccccacccattgaaacaaaagacctgtggttttcaatcagggtgcctacagctgttgcattagttgcagattgatccctccacccattgaagcagatgggctccctgtcatcagctgactagtgagtcaggtctcggccgcattgcaagctaggaaaaatccgagacaacagtcattttgtatgctggtaaaaataaatagtggggtgaaaatcacagaagaattgtgagaaaaccgtcacacacaggtacagacactatattatgaacgacactaactttacaacccctgtagcatagtcaaataaaaaaaattcctaaatgAACATCGCAGCTATATGAACATATACTACTCTGATACTTACCGCTCCATTCACTTCTAACCAGATGCGGCTGCTAGTGTTCACCCTGTGACAGATTGCATCTCTACCCTGTGACGATCTAACTAATCGCCCTGTGACAGATCACATCTCCATCTACAACACAATAATCCTGTGCTCTGAGTAGAGTCAGCGCATCCTAGCACACAAGATCGCGTGTGTTTACTACTATGTATTTACAAGCCTCGCTTTGACATTCATTAATCTAGCTGCGGACAGCAGGTGCCGCGAACCAGCGCTGCAGAAAATCACAACATGCATTATAAATTCTTATATTATTTGTGTAACTACTCTTATTTTGTTTGCCATATGGATTATACAATGCATTGGGTTTTGATGTACACTGTTTTAATTAAATCTAATTAATTTTATGCGTCTATTCATTGTATGGTGACCTTTTACCCAGTTGAAGTTCTCTCTCCGGGCTTTTTAAATGTTGTGTTTTGGATTATCAGAAAGTATGCCTGACAAAGAGTCCAGTACGGACTCAAAACTTTTCTTGCAATAAACTTCCTAATTTTACACTGTGGACGGCTGCCTTTGCATCTTTCCTGGGAGGAGAAGCGATGTATGGAAAGTCCTTCTTTTTGGAATTGATCCATGTACTcttatgtaacttttgggggcttccgattctatgcagtgcacttttcagtaaaaatgacaccatatctttattctgtaggcccattcatttacaaggatacctaatttatatagcttttattttattttactatttaaaaaaaaaattataactacatgcaccaaaattagtgtgtgtaaaattgtcattttctgacccctataacttttttattttccatatacagggatgaatgagggctcatttttgcaccatgatcggaAGTTTTAATTAGTACCAtttttttgatgggacttattgatcatagatagactttggaattttttatgcatacaccattgacatgcggttttattaacattatatttttatatttcggacatttacgcatgcgacaagaccatatatgtttatttttattatgtttacatatttgttatatgaaatttggggaaagggggttgattcaaacttttaataaggaaggggttaatgggtgttttttttaaactttttatttacacttttagtcccttaggggacttttaggaggaatcagcaGATTCCtcttacagatcaatgtggttccatagggcctggttcagccaggctctatcaatcacagcAATGTACAgaaaaggagagcgctcctagtgtgataccgtaatgCAAAGATAATATGAACAaacaagaaaacttgctcaccaagtatagttgtactacgaccaagtacaactatggtgaaggcgtgaagtgaccctgcaacgggcaaagaacggcagctgctcctggacacacaggcgaaGTAATTAAATGGATCCCTCCAAAGAACaacccaggatagaggcagcgcacaggacttcaaatgtaaaatggtttatttacccggcatgcaacgcatttcgctggataaccagcttcatcaggcctgatgcctgatgaagctggttatccagcgaaacgcgttgcatgccgggtaaataaaccattttacctttgaagtcctgtgcgctgcctctatcctgggttgttccttggagggatccgtttaaTTACTATCAATCACAGAGGCAGGACAGCCGCAGCAGGAGAAGTAAGCACtccagctacctccacagtggatcgaccCCCCCCCACGTGCGTGATAGCACTGCGACAATCCACCCCACTGCAcccccagggatggtttaaatgtccctttagacgccgttgTCAGCTTTGACTAAAGGGTAAATAGCCGGTCGCCACAGTCACGGCACGTCTGCTATTAAcagtggcccccagctacaggaatcatctgggggccggccggtatggcacggactcgagtcaggagccccgtgtcatacaccgcttgccgtctcaggacgagcTGGCTCGTCCTTAGACAGCAACCGGTTAAGGATATGTTCAAACAAATTTCAACAATGTAAATTCAATAattcaatgcatttggaaagttttcaggccctttcattttttttttttacattttattatgttgTGGCTTTGtgctaaaacaaaaaataaaaatccaaacAAAAACAAAGTTTCCCTATCCATattcactcaataccccataatatgaatgtgaaaataaataatttttttgctaatttataaaaaactaaaaactaaaattttgcatAGACATGAGTATTCAGACCTTTTTTGACACTTTAAATTTACCTCTGGGGCCTCCCATGTGTCTTGATTGGAGTCAATCAGTTGACTGGACATGATTTAGAAAGACACACCCCTGTCCTTATAAGATCTCATAGCTGACAATGCATACcagagaaaaaaacaccatgaagAAGGAATCAACTTCCTGTAGGACTCAGAAACAGGATTGTGTGGTGAAACATATCCGGAGAAGGCTACTAAAAAATGTTTGCTCCACTGAAAGTTCCCATAAGTACAATTGTCTTAATATTTCTTAAATTGGAAGATGTTTGAAACAATCAGGAATCTTCTTAGCTCTGGGcgtcccaccaaactaagtaatccaGCGAAAAGTGCCTTGGTAAGAGAGATAATCAAGAGCTCAATGGTCAATCTAGCAGAGCATCAAAGATCGTGAtggaagaaacttccagaaggtcaaccattacTGCAACACTCCACAGTCTGGGCTTTATGTTCAgtaagaagcctctcctcagtaaaagacacatgtaAGTCCACCTGATGTTTGCAAAAAAGAATCTAAAGCACTCTgagactgtgggggagatttatcaaaacctgtccaaaggaaaagttgctgagttgcacatagcaaccaatcagattgcttctttaattttaagaggtcttttcaaaaatgaaagaagctgtctgattggttgctatgggcaactcagcaatttttcctctggacaggttttgataaatctccccctatgagtaaCAAGATGCTGTGGTCTAATGAAACCAGGATTAAAATTTTAAGCGCCATGCCTGGAAGAATGCAGGCACTTCTCATCACTTGGCCAACAGTATCCCACAAAAAACACAGAAAGCCTAAAGTAAGGAAATAtattgggaagatttatcaaaacctgtccagagaagttgctgagttgcccatagcaatcaatcagatcgcttctttaatttttcacaggccgtttcaaaaatgaaagaagcaatctgattggttgctatgggcaactcagcaacttttcctctggacaggttttgatgaatctcccccactgtgtggaAATATAGCCTTACTGTTGTATTGACGTGCTGGATTGGCATACCTATCTTCAAGCATAGTGCTCTGAACCTCAGACTGGTCCACTTTCAAacaagacatagggggagatttatcaaaacctgtgtagagggagaatggtgcagttgcccataacaaccaatcagatttcttctttcattttttacaggcctctttaaaaatgaaagaagcaagctgattggttgctatgggaaacagttccactcttcctctacacaggttttgataaatctcccccaagaaccATAAGCACACAGAGTGTCCCAGCCAGATGCCTGACTCAAGCCAATCTCCTGAGATACCTGAAAATGACTGTCCACCGATGGTCCCCATTCAACCTGACAGGGCAGAaagtccccaaatccaggtgtgcaagccttgtggcatcatacccaaaaagacaggaggctgtaatctctgccaaagtactgagtaaaggatcTGAATACTTATAGCAAACATTTgtaccattatggggtattgagtgcacaaCAAAGGGGAAAActtcatttgttttttttattttagcacaaggctgcagcataataaaatgtgaaaaaagtgagacTCTAAAAACTGTATACCACAAATCCACAGAAGAAGCTGCATTATACATGTAGATTTTGCTGCACATTTACCACATATTTCAAATATTTAAATATGTTGTCATTACATCATGTATTTGCGATCTATATTCCACTATATGATCATTGATTTGAGTTTTGTGTATAACATTTTAAGAAAAGCAGTAAACTAAACTTGTTTACTCCCAGCTTATGCTCACACATCATTTTTCCCCCATTTGTCAcaccaaaaaaaatcttattccagtTATTGAGTTTAATGGAAAAACAGCTGATAATGAACAGAGTGTCCCAGATTTATCAGTCAGTCACAAACAAAAACTGGAGTAatttgcctataacaaccaaacACAGATCAGCTTTCAGTTTACcagagatatgaaagctgagctgtgattggttgttatagacaaaaccagacagttttgtcCCAAACTGTCAAACTTATGTctttgtatgtttttttgtttcttgGCTGTTATTCTAGAAAAAAGATGGCTGCACAAAAAGTGTGTAAAAAGATAGAACTaaaaacaatggcccagatttatcaaactgtgtgagagaaaaagtggagaaatttttccacagcaaccaatcacagctcagctaatgagctgtggtaaagtgaaagctgagctgtgattggttgctatgggaaattcactccactttttctttcacacagtttgataaatctgggcccatgtgtgaacatagccacagTCTGATTTAGAACAACCAATGCAAATATGGTGTGTCAGAAATATCCTAACCTATTAACATTACCTTCCCTAACAGAAAATAAGTTAGAACATATTAGTTTACCAAGATAGACAACTTAAAGATTGAAATAAAAGTTTGTCAATATATTTTCAAAATCTACACTTTAGATATTTTTACATTTCCATATGATTCACTTGCAGCTTGGCAAAGGATGCTGAAATACATAACTGCCAACTGCCTAAGTAAGtctttaaaatatttatatatatatattttatgtatatagcTATTTACATCTGATAGAGTGCCTTGGTTAAGTACTGACAAAAGTCTATATTGTTATATTAACATTTATGGTGCCTCCATTTTCTGGTGGCCAAAGTCAGCTGAGAGTCCTTCTTGTGCCAGTGGAATACTCTGTTGACCAGAACTTGTCCATTCTGGATATCTCCAGCTAAAATGTAGACCATGGACCTGGAGTGTCGGACCATCCTGTTAGCACAGTTTTCATTAATTCTTAGCCATTGTTCAATCAGATTGCGTGTGTCAAATGGAAGCAGCAATCCTTGGTTAATAAATTCTACAGGGCCCTCGGTTACATATTCATGATGTCCTGAAGCAAACTTTCTTTTTGCCAACTTTACTTTCAcagctgtgggaaaaaaaaaccaaaGAATGACTTGATTAGTCTTAATCTCAAAAGTACCCATCTTATGCCATAAATAAACTACCTTCCATTATCATAGTATAACCTCAGAATAGTGAGTTGTAACAAGGGCATTGTGTCATTTTCTAGTtgtaattagtttttttttttttagctttgcaTGTTAAAACACAGCAATTGGGATCTTAATGATATACTTTGCCTAACTGTGTCAGTGGGTTGGTAACACAAGCATAGAAAGACATTAACACTATCAGCTAATTAGTGTTATCTCAGCTTCCCACTGTTTTACAACACCTAGGGATTAAGAGTTTATATTTACTTCTGCAATATTGGAATCATTTGGTACAGAATGGTACAAATTGCCCGAAAGAAGACAAGCAGCACCTATGCGGTTACATGTAACAGAAtagaatataataataataaaaaaaagtttaaaaaggggTTTTGTGACACTTCAGCTAACATCTCACCATGGATACCAAAGAACTTACCAAAGTCATTGTCGCAAAAAGCTCCCAAGGCACCCCTGTATGAATAAGACTCTTCAATCAATGGACAGCCTTGGCATGTTGGTTTGGgaaattctgaaaaaaaaatgtaacctttaATTTAGAGTGTTCCtccaaaaaatttcaaaaagtcATTTTAGGTTAATTatgaataatattattattaattatgaataatactaataattactaatatatattaattataatatatttatattcttTTTGCCAGGAAATCAAAATTACCTTTGTATGAATACTGGTATTCTTTACTTAGGGTGTCCAGGCACATATCATCACCAGCTGGAAATCGATCACAGTTCAGGCTCTCAGGCCAGGATTGGTCATGACACGCTAGCACAGGGGCACAGCTGTCCCTCACAGCCTCACACATACTGCGACAAGGCTGGATGAACCTGCaacatgaaaaaagaaaaaaattacaactttgttaactccaaaaagaaaatattactGTGACTGGGTTTTGTAGTTAAATCACTCAGCATGCTTTTTAATGTTACGTATGGTAATACAGTGGAAGTCTAGTAGAATTCCAAACAGTATTTATATACCAGCATGTGAAAGTATGTTCCCCTAACAgattataaatacatatattgcAGTGCGGCAGGAGTTAGCAAATTGTGTAGGAAGGGTCAAGACACAAAGTGGGCTTTTTAGTACAGTAAATAGCG is drawn from Hyla sarda isolate aHylSar1 chromosome 4, aHylSar1.hap1, whole genome shotgun sequence and contains these coding sequences:
- the LOC130369052 gene encoding secreted frizzled-related protein 5-like gives rise to the protein MTSSTVFLLLTGYLVGLCKAFDIGLSTRCVSIPKELGICHNLGYTEMRLPNLMGHTTIPEVVSKTAEWHKLLQTGCHPYARMFLCSLFAPVCLDTFIQPCRSMCEAVRDSCAPVLACHDQSWPESLNCDRFPAGDDMCLDTLSKEYQYSYKEFPKPTCQGCPLIEESYSYRGALGAFCDNDFAVKVKLAKRKFASGHHEYVTEGPVEFINQGLLLPFDTRNLIEQWLRINENCANRMVRHSRSMVYILAGDIQNGQVLVNRVFHWHKKDSQLTLATRKWRHHKC